A genomic window from Streptococcus sanguinis includes:
- a CDS encoding helix-turn-helix domain-containing protein codes for MISKNIAILRKRENISQEKLAEEIGVSRQTIAKWEAGESVPDVIYSSQLADFFDVSLDELVHLESNLLTTPSFKGKYIFGTVTVGERGEIHLPPRARNIFQIKAGDQLLLLGDENQGLALLDPNFFLETPKYFSEK; via the coding sequence ATGATTTCTAAAAATATTGCTATTTTAAGAAAAAGAGAGAATATTTCTCAGGAAAAACTGGCCGAAGAAATAGGTGTATCAAGGCAGACTATAGCAAAATGGGAAGCAGGAGAAAGCGTTCCAGATGTGATTTATTCCTCTCAATTAGCTGATTTTTTTGATGTGAGTTTGGATGAACTAGTACATTTAGAAAGCAATTTATTGACAACTCCTAGTTTCAAAGGGAAATATATTTTTGGAACAGTAACGGTGGGTGAGCGTGGTGAAATCCACTTACCCCCTCGGGCACGAAATATTTTTCAAATAAAAGCGGGAGATCAGCTTCTTTTGCTAGGAGATGAAAATCAAGGATTGGCGTTATTAGATCCGAATTTTTTTCTAGAAACTCCTAAGTATTTTTCAGAAAAGTAG
- a CDS encoding peptidase S51 translates to MKQLFLCSYFAGVKDLFRQYASEKQLGNQVLFIPTAGNVEEYRAYIDEALQSFADLGFQVEVLDISACDRETAQAKIFQSKLLYISGGNTFYLLQELKKKQLLPLIKEQIADGMVYVGESAGAIITAKDIDYNKIMDDKAVAKELSDTEALNEVDFYILPHVGEEPFVESAQATLDTYSAQLNLLSLNNHQAVLVEGEEVKVLEEE, encoded by the coding sequence ATGAAACAATTATTTTTATGTTCTTATTTTGCGGGAGTCAAGGACTTGTTCAGACAATATGCGTCTGAAAAGCAATTGGGCAATCAGGTACTTTTTATCCCGACGGCTGGAAATGTAGAAGAGTACAGGGCTTATATTGACGAAGCCCTGCAGTCCTTTGCGGACTTGGGATTTCAAGTAGAGGTCTTGGATATTTCAGCTTGTGATAGAGAAACGGCTCAGGCCAAAATTTTCCAAAGTAAGCTTCTCTATATCTCTGGTGGCAATACCTTTTATCTTCTGCAAGAACTAAAGAAAAAGCAACTTCTGCCTTTGATAAAAGAACAGATTGCGGACGGCATGGTCTATGTGGGCGAATCTGCTGGTGCTATCATCACAGCCAAGGACATTGACTATAATAAGATTATGGACGATAAGGCAGTTGCTAAGGAACTGTCTGATACAGAGGCACTAAACGAGGTAGATTTTTATATCCTGCCTCATGTTGGCGAAGAACCTTTTGTCGAAAGTGCTCAGGCAACTCTGGATACATACAGCGCCCAGCTAAATCTGCTTTCCCTCAATAATCACCAAGCTGTGCTTGTGGAAGGTGAAGAAGTGAAGGTTTTGGAGGAGGAATAA
- a CDS encoding methyltransferase domain-containing protein, with amino-acid sequence MIYPMIGFLIILAFLYLIYQSKKPSGFVGLWMMKLWNYGIAFICPWLFGRSVSQLDYKKRYNAILDVGVGNGASSKYLKKHFPNSQVLGIDISSTAIRAAEKLAEPGLSFEVKNVEKTDLSVSEFDLITAFQTHFHWPNLTQSFLELKRILKPDGIIILACEWSKLAYYLPDFRKQEKLENYLTDFGFHLINSQRKGQWILYKIKKK; translated from the coding sequence ATGATTTATCCAATGATTGGCTTTCTGATTATTCTTGCTTTTCTTTACTTAATTTACCAATCTAAGAAACCATCAGGTTTTGTCGGCTTATGGATGATGAAATTATGGAATTATGGAATCGCGTTTATCTGCCCATGGTTGTTTGGTCGGTCAGTCAGTCAGCTGGATTATAAGAAACGATATAATGCTATTTTGGATGTTGGAGTTGGAAATGGAGCTTCCTCGAAATATTTGAAAAAGCACTTTCCTAATAGCCAAGTGTTGGGGATTGATATTTCTTCTACGGCTATCAGAGCAGCTGAAAAATTGGCTGAGCCTGGCCTATCTTTCGAGGTGAAAAATGTTGAGAAAACGGATCTTTCCGTTAGCGAATTTGATTTGATTACAGCATTTCAGACCCATTTTCATTGGCCAAATCTAACTCAGTCCTTCCTAGAACTTAAGCGGATTCTTAAGCCAGATGGAATCATCATACTGGCATGTGAATGGAGCAAATTAGCTTACTACCTACCAGACTTTAGAAAGCAAGAAAAACTTGAAAACTATTTGACAGATTTTGGCTTTCATCTCATTAATAGTCAAAGAAAGGGCCAATGGATTCTTTATAAAATTAAGAAAAAATAA
- a CDS encoding GrpB family protein — MSPSSEEMSLEELWQLFPIFLREHQAAWEDWYEAERLRLLSFWPANWLVRISHIGSTSLETIWAKPIVDILMEIPKETDMVVMKDLLLKNGYLLMSESQGRMSFNKGYTPSGFAERVFHLHLRYEGDHDELYFRDYLQEHPAVAKNYEKLKLSLWKQYEHNRDAYTEAKTDFIKNYTEEAKKLYGGRYEREDR, encoded by the coding sequence ATGAGTCCATCTTCAGAGGAAATGTCACTCGAGGAGCTATGGCAGCTTTTTCCGATTTTTCTGAGAGAGCATCAGGCAGCGTGGGAAGATTGGTATGAGGCGGAACGGCTTCGGCTTTTGAGTTTTTGGCCTGCAAATTGGCTGGTTCGGATTAGTCATATCGGTTCGACGTCCCTTGAGACCATCTGGGCCAAGCCTATAGTGGATATATTGATGGAAATTCCTAAAGAAACAGATATGGTGGTAATGAAAGACTTGCTGCTGAAAAATGGTTATCTGCTCATGTCAGAAAGCCAAGGGCGGATGTCATTCAATAAAGGCTACACACCGAGTGGTTTTGCGGAGCGGGTTTTCCATCTGCATCTGCGCTATGAAGGAGATCATGATGAACTGTACTTTAGAGACTATTTGCAGGAACACCCTGCTGTAGCCAAAAACTATGAAAAGCTCAAGCTGTCCTTGTGGAAGCAATATGAGCACAATCGTGATGCCTATACAGAGGCGAAAACGGATTTTATCAAGAACTATACAGAGGAAGCTAAAAAGCTTTATGGCGGAAGATATGAGAGGGAAGACAGATGA
- a CDS encoding DNA/RNA non-specific endonuclease: protein MKKFRFGTWLVLSAGSLLLLSQALPAENVAANQKNQIKVQLLNHSDETAIGTLELNGEYQLKLGKKDKYGRATAAHVQMQEQHKAKKKKETKVTYNPIGWHNYKFYYGNGDDRVWLMNRAHLIGFTFSGLNNEGKNLVPMTAWLNSGSFQGLDDNNPDSMIYYEHRLERWLEENPDYWLDYKVTPIYTDNELLPRKIELQYVGLDSEGNVVSIQLGGKETIDEDGMSHVLLDNVSPNAEIDYQTGTAVNTMIE, encoded by the coding sequence ATGAAAAAGTTTAGGTTTGGCACCTGGCTTGTCCTGTCAGCCGGCTCTTTGTTGTTACTTTCACAAGCTCTTCCTGCAGAAAATGTTGCTGCGAATCAGAAGAACCAGATTAAGGTCCAGCTGCTTAACCATAGCGATGAAACAGCTATCGGCACTCTGGAGTTGAACGGAGAGTATCAGCTAAAGCTAGGGAAAAAGGACAAATACGGTCGGGCTACTGCTGCTCATGTCCAAATGCAAGAGCAACACAAAGCCAAAAAGAAAAAGGAGACCAAAGTCACATACAATCCCATCGGTTGGCACAATTACAAATTTTACTACGGAAATGGAGATGATCGGGTTTGGCTCATGAATCGCGCTCACCTGATTGGCTTTACTTTCAGCGGCCTCAATAACGAAGGGAAAAACCTCGTTCCGATGACCGCTTGGCTCAACTCTGGTAGTTTCCAAGGACTGGATGACAATAACCCAGATAGCATGATCTATTATGAACATCGCTTGGAGCGCTGGTTAGAGGAAAATCCTGATTATTGGCTGGATTACAAGGTTACTCCGATTTATACGGACAATGAGCTTCTTCCTCGCAAGATTGAGCTCCAGTATGTCGGATTAGACTCAGAAGGCAATGTTGTCAGCATCCAGCTAGGGGGCAAGGAAACAATAGATGAAGACGGAATGTCTCATGTCCTCTTGGACAATGTTTCTCCAAATGCAGAGATTGACTACCAAACAGGCACTGCTGTCAATACCATGATTGAGTAG
- a CDS encoding IS1182 family transposase, protein MFHKEKSDYNRCQYGFYTIDELVPEDHFLRQLEAEVDFDFIYDLVEETYSPDQGRPSLDPVMLVKIPLIQCFYGIRSMRQTIKDIEVNVAYRWFLGLSLDDKVPHFTTYGKNYSRRFQDKALITEIFSHVLHQALCAGLIDPSEIFVDGTHIKAAANSHKYHKEMVAQQATFMSEQLEVEIDLDRRKHEKKPLKPAKESEAKEKKISRTDPESGWFHKGEHKEVFAYSAQVACDKHGWALAYTVEAGNVHDSQAFPALFAKIEPFHPTYLIADAGYKTPSIAKFLLDREITPVFPYTRPKGVKGNLRPNDFVYDSYYDCYLCPENQVLTYRTTTRAGYREYKSDSTVCVACPLLSVCTQSQNQQKVITRHVWKDALECCEEIRHQRGMKELYKKRKETIERLFGTAKEYHNLRYTREKGKSKMEDKVGLTLACLNLKKLVKMRVGKPFYFVQMTIMLSKDEIKR, encoded by the coding sequence ATGTTTCACAAAGAAAAATCTGATTATAATCGCTGCCAATATGGCTTCTATACGATAGACGAATTGGTCCCAGAAGATCACTTTCTTCGCCAATTGGAAGCGGAGGTTGATTTTGACTTTATCTATGACTTGGTTGAAGAAACCTATAGCCCAGATCAGGGTCGTCCCAGTCTAGATCCCGTCATGTTGGTCAAAATTCCTTTGATTCAATGTTTTTATGGCATTCGCTCCATGCGCCAAACCATTAAAGACATAGAAGTAAACGTAGCTTATCGTTGGTTTCTTGGACTAAGCTTGGATGACAAGGTGCCTCATTTTACCACATATGGAAAGAATTACAGCCGTCGTTTTCAAGATAAAGCACTGATTACTGAGATATTTTCACACGTACTCCATCAAGCTTTATGTGCTGGTTTGATTGATCCTTCTGAGATATTTGTGGATGGAACCCATATTAAAGCGGCAGCCAACAGCCACAAGTATCATAAGGAAATGGTTGCCCAACAAGCTACATTTATGAGTGAGCAATTGGAAGTTGAGATTGATTTAGATAGGAGAAAACACGAAAAAAAGCCCTTAAAGCCCGCAAAAGAAAGCGAGGCTAAGGAAAAGAAAATCTCAAGGACAGATCCTGAGAGTGGTTGGTTCCACAAGGGGGAACACAAGGAAGTCTTTGCCTATTCTGCCCAAGTAGCGTGTGATAAGCATGGTTGGGCCTTGGCTTATACGGTTGAAGCAGGAAATGTTCATGATAGTCAGGCTTTCCCTGCCCTTTTTGCCAAGATTGAGCCTTTTCATCCAACCTATCTCATCGCAGATGCAGGTTATAAAACCCCAAGTATTGCAAAATTTTTGTTAGACAGAGAGATTACCCCTGTCTTCCCTTATACCCGCCCCAAGGGTGTAAAAGGGAACTTAAGGCCCAATGATTTTGTTTATGATTCCTATTATGACTGTTACCTCTGTCCAGAGAACCAAGTGTTAACCTATCGCACGACGACCCGAGCAGGCTACCGTGAGTATAAGAGTGATTCAACAGTATGTGTCGCCTGTCCCCTATTATCTGTTTGTACCCAGAGCCAGAATCAGCAGAAAGTCATCACAAGACATGTATGGAAAGATGCGCTTGAATGTTGTGAAGAGATTCGACACCAAAGAGGGATGAAGGAGCTCTATAAGAAGCGCAAAGAAACCATTGAGCGGCTCTTTGGGACAGCTAAAGAATACCACAACCTCCGTTATACAAGAGAGAAAGGCAAGTCCAAGATGGAAGATAAGGTTGGGCTTACTTTGGCGTGTTTGAATCTCAAAAAACTAGTAAAAATGAGGGTGGGGAAGCCTTTTTATTTTGTTCAAATGACCATTATGCTATCAAAAGATGAAATCAAAAGATGA
- a CDS encoding DNA-binding protein, translating into MLYIALIGDLIESKQLKNRKQAQKDLQDMMAVLNQDYQDYLVSPFTVTTGDEFQALLRPNPEIMQLLDQIALGFPHPIRFGLGLGEIVTDINREQSIGADGPAYWRARAAIEAIHEKNDYGSSRIAVSLGEEELSQAVNTVLAATSFIQSKWNTSQREVLERMLMEYIYDENFSHGEIAELLQISPSALSKRLKSSGLKIYLRNRRLAMRMILQAAKEAEE; encoded by the coding sequence ATGCTTTATATTGCTCTTATTGGAGATTTAATTGAATCCAAACAGCTAAAAAATCGCAAGCAGGCCCAAAAGGATCTTCAGGACATGATGGCGGTGCTAAATCAGGATTATCAGGATTATCTGGTGTCGCCTTTCACGGTAACGACTGGAGATGAGTTTCAGGCTTTGCTGCGACCTAATCCAGAAATCATGCAGCTCCTTGATCAGATTGCCTTGGGCTTTCCTCACCCGATTCGCTTCGGGCTTGGCCTAGGGGAGATTGTGACAGACATCAATCGGGAGCAGAGTATTGGTGCGGACGGTCCGGCCTACTGGAGGGCACGCGCAGCCATTGAGGCTATTCACGAGAAGAACGACTACGGCAGCAGCCGTATAGCTGTATCCTTGGGAGAGGAAGAGCTCAGTCAGGCGGTCAATACGGTGCTGGCAGCTACTTCATTTATCCAGAGCAAGTGGAACACCAGTCAGAGAGAGGTTCTGGAGCGGATGCTCATGGAATATATCTATGACGAGAATTTTTCTCATGGGGAAATAGCAGAGCTGCTGCAGATTAGCCCAAGTGCGCTTAGTAAGCGGCTGAAGTCGTCTGGACTGAAGATCTATCTGAGAAATCGCCGTTTAGCTATGAGAATGATTCTACAGGCAGCAAAGGAGGCTGAAGAATGA
- a CDS encoding TfoX/Sxy family protein: protein MASSQEFLDFILEQLQGLGQEISFRKMMGEYLLYYRGRLFGGIYDNRLLLKPVQPALDFFENPIYESPYSGAKPMLHIKEVEDAAFLCSLIEAAYPALPAPKKKK from the coding sequence ATGGCATCTAGTCAAGAATTTTTGGATTTTATTCTGGAGCAGCTGCAGGGCCTAGGGCAAGAAATTAGCTTTCGCAAGATGATGGGAGAGTATTTGCTCTATTATCGAGGGCGCTTATTCGGCGGGATTTATGACAATCGCTTGCTGCTCAAGCCGGTCCAGCCAGCTCTGGATTTTTTTGAAAATCCGATTTATGAGTCTCCTTATTCAGGCGCAAAACCAATGCTTCATATAAAAGAAGTAGAAGATGCTGCCTTTCTCTGCAGTTTGATTGAAGCTGCCTATCCTGCCTTACCAGCACCTAAAAAGAAAAAATAG